A genome region from Pseudomonas pergaminensis includes the following:
- the aroC gene encoding chorismate synthase yields the protein MSGNTFGKLFTVTTAGESHGPALVAIVDGCPPGLELSLEDLQRDLDRRKPGTSRHTTQRQEPDEVEILSGVFEGRTTGCAIGLLIRNTDQKSKDYSAIKDLFRPAHADYTYHHKYGERDYRGGGRSSARETAMRVAAGAIAKKYLASQGITVRGYMSQLGPIEIPFKTWDSVEDNAFFSPDPDKVPELEAYMDQLRRDQDSVGAKITVVAEGVKPGLGEPIFDRLDAELAHALISINAVKGVEIGAGFACVSQRGTEHRDELTPEGFLSNNAGGILGGISSGQPIVAHLALKATSSITTPGRSIDVQGNPVDVITKGRHDPCVGIRATPIAEAMMAIVLMDHLLRNRGQNADVRVNTPVLGQL from the coding sequence ATGTCCGGCAATACCTTCGGCAAGCTGTTCACTGTCACCACCGCGGGCGAAAGCCATGGCCCGGCGTTGGTCGCCATTGTCGACGGCTGCCCGCCCGGCCTCGAGCTGTCCCTGGAAGACCTGCAGCGTGACCTCGACCGTCGCAAGCCCGGCACCAGTCGCCACACCACTCAGCGCCAGGAGCCTGACGAAGTCGAGATCCTCTCCGGCGTGTTCGAAGGCCGCACCACCGGTTGCGCCATCGGCCTGCTGATCCGCAACACTGACCAGAAGTCCAAGGACTACTCGGCGATCAAGGACCTGTTCCGCCCGGCCCACGCCGACTACACCTACCACCACAAATACGGCGAGCGCGACTACCGCGGCGGTGGCCGCAGCTCGGCCCGCGAAACGGCCATGCGCGTAGCTGCCGGTGCCATTGCCAAGAAATACCTGGCCAGCCAGGGCATCACTGTTCGCGGCTACATGAGCCAGTTGGGGCCGATTGAAATCCCGTTCAAGACCTGGGACAGCGTCGAAGACAATGCCTTCTTCAGTCCGGACCCGGATAAAGTGCCGGAACTGGAGGCCTACATGGACCAGCTGCGCCGCGACCAGGACTCCGTCGGCGCCAAGATCACCGTGGTGGCCGAAGGCGTCAAGCCGGGCCTGGGCGAGCCGATCTTTGACCGCCTCGACGCCGAACTGGCCCACGCGCTGATAAGCATCAATGCCGTGAAGGGGGTTGAAATCGGCGCCGGCTTCGCGTGCGTGTCCCAGCGCGGCACCGAGCATCGCGACGAGCTGACCCCGGAAGGTTTCCTCAGCAACAACGCCGGCGGCATCCTCGGCGGCATTTCCTCCGGCCAGCCGATTGTTGCGCACCTGGCGCTCAAGGCCACCTCGAGCATTACCACCCCGGGCCGTTCGATCGATGTGCAGGGCAACCCGGTGGACGTGATCACCAAGGGCCGCCACGACCCGTGCGTCGGCATCCGTGCCACGCCGATCGCCGAAGCCATGATGGCCATCGTGTTGATGGACCACCTGCTGCGCAACCGTGGGCAAAACGCCGATGTGCGCGTGAATACACCGGTGCTGGGCCAGCTGTGA